In Streptomyces sp. NBC_01707, a genomic segment contains:
- a CDS encoding ROK family protein: MTGISAGDRKAMKSTPALAARVLELVASGQASSRAELAGLLGAAASTISLTVAHLVERGLIAEEGTQSSTGGRPRKALRLGGNDEFAVAADLGGRHARIGVVLPGGGLTDVSTVPFVIADGPEAALPRLAETLEALAEQRGRGYLRGVGLSLPGPVDIASGSVVLPSRMPGWNRFPVTAWLEERFGVPAAVDNDANCMAVGEHTVRPAEHRQAIMVKIGSAIGAGVIADGRLYRGATGAAGDITHIRIDGGADIPCSCGNTGCLETVASGAALVRILRERGADVSSTEDVARLAVDADPEATRAVRRAGDYLGQVLATNVNFFNPDAVYLGGILSTLEPFVAAVRSQLYESCHPLVTEHLTIERASLGADAGLVGAGQFALQRALSVALREVGGTDPFRAPAPRHA; the protein is encoded by the coding sequence ATGACTGGAATAAGTGCAGGGGACCGCAAGGCCATGAAAAGCACTCCGGCCCTCGCCGCTCGGGTCCTGGAACTCGTGGCATCGGGCCAGGCCTCGTCACGCGCCGAACTCGCCGGGCTGCTGGGGGCCGCGGCCTCCACCATCTCTCTCACCGTGGCCCATCTGGTGGAGCGCGGGCTGATCGCCGAGGAGGGCACCCAGTCCTCCACCGGGGGGCGCCCCCGCAAGGCGCTGAGACTGGGAGGCAACGACGAGTTCGCCGTCGCCGCCGATCTCGGCGGCCGCCATGCCCGGATCGGTGTGGTGCTGCCCGGCGGCGGTCTCACCGATGTCTCGACCGTCCCCTTCGTGATCGCCGACGGCCCGGAGGCGGCCCTGCCCCGGCTCGCCGAGACCCTGGAGGCGTTGGCCGAGCAGCGCGGTCGCGGCTACCTGCGCGGGGTCGGGCTCTCGCTGCCCGGACCGGTGGACATCGCGTCGGGCTCGGTGGTCCTGCCGTCCCGGATGCCGGGTTGGAACCGTTTCCCGGTCACCGCCTGGCTGGAGGAACGGTTCGGGGTCCCGGCCGCCGTGGACAACGACGCCAACTGCATGGCGGTCGGCGAGCACACCGTACGGCCCGCCGAACACCGGCAGGCGATCATGGTGAAGATCGGCTCCGCGATCGGCGCCGGGGTCATCGCCGACGGACGTCTCTACCGGGGCGCCACCGGCGCGGCCGGTGACATCACCCATATCCGGATCGACGGCGGCGCCGACATCCCCTGTTCCTGCGGGAACACCGGCTGTCTGGAGACCGTGGCCTCCGGTGCCGCCCTGGTCCGCATCCTGCGCGAGCGCGGGGCCGACGTCAGCAGCACCGAGGACGTGGCCCGGTTGGCCGTCGACGCGGACCCGGAAGCGACTCGCGCGGTCCGCAGGGCCGGCGACTACCTGGGCCAAGTGCTCGCGACCAACGTCAACTTCTTCAACCCGGACGCCGTCTATCTCGGCGGCATCCTCTCCACCCTGGAGCCGTTCGTAGCCGCCGTGCGCAGCCAGCTCTACGAGAGCTGCCATCCGCTGGTCACCGAACACCTCACCATCGAGCGGGCCAGCCTGGGCGCCGACGCCGGACTGGTCGGTGCCGGGCAGTTCGCCCTGCAGCGAGCCCTGAGCGTGGCCCTGCGCGAGGTCGGCGGCACCGACCCGTTCCGTGCCCCGGCGCCCCGCCACGCCTGA